In Kutzneria kofuensis, the DNA window GTGGCCACCGAGCCCGGCAGCACGTCCGTGCCGCGGTGGTCGACCGGCCGCGGGCGGGTCGCGAACGAGGCTCGGATCAGCCACTCCTGGTTGTGCCGGTCCACCTCGCCCATGTCGGCGATCTTCGCCTCGGCCGCGGCCAGCCCGGACTCCGCGAGCAGGTTGGGCAGCCGGACCCCGGTGGCGGAGAAGACGTCCCGCGAGCCCACCCGGCAGGTGAACATCGGCACGTCACCGGCCCACAGGTCGGCGATCTCGTGCGGCACCAGCCGGCGGCGCATCGGGTCGTCCAGCGAGTCCGTCCACAGCAGGTCGAACACGCTGTCCCGGTCCAGCGCGTCGCGCAGCACGTCCGGGTGCGTCGACTCGTCCAGCAGCGTCGTGTACAGCTGCGTCGGGCGGGCCACGAAACGCAGCTCGGCCGTGGCACACGTGCGCAGCAGGGGCACGAACTCGGCCCGGTGCTCGACGATCGCGTCGTAGCCGGCCTGGAACCCGGTCAGCAACGCCGCCTGGTAGTCCCGCGGCTCGGCCTCCTGCTCGCCGAGCCGCGGCCGGTTGCGCCCGCCCCGCATCGCCACCGGCCGGCGCACCAGCCGCATCGAGTCGGTGCCCGCGCCGTCCCAGCCCACCCCATCGGTCGGGAAGACGCCCTGGTCACCGCCCAGCCCGGAGACGTCGAACGAGCCGTTCTCGCCCAGCATCACCTGCGGCAGCAGGGCCGTGCGGAACACCGAGCGCACCAGCTCCTGCGCGGCCGGGTCGTGGCCGGTCGCCGTGTCCACCTGCATCGTCGGGTGGAACAGCGTCTCCACGTCCACCAGCACCGGCTGGTCCCCGGCGGCGATCAGGTTCTCGTAGTGCATGTCGCTGCCGTCGACGGCGTACAGCAGGGCCAGCAGCGCCCCCTGGCGGCGGTAGAACCGGCTCAGCCCGGTCACCTCGTCGCACGGGGCCGCCGACACGAACTCCTGCCAGCCGTAGCCGTCGCCGCACAGCAGCGCGACCTTGCGCAGGCCCAGGTCCGGCACCCGGCCGTTGAGCCAGTCCAGCATGTCGTTGAAGTGCGCGTGCAGGTCCAGCGGCCGGGGCTTGTAGACGACGGTCCGGCCGTCGGAGAACGTCACCAGCGCGACCGACCGGCCGTGCTGGTGCGCGTCCCCGCCGGTGGACTCGATCTTGGCCAACGGGCCCGGGTCGCGGCCGTCCAGCAGCGTCTCGACGATCGCGTCCCGGTCGGAGTCGAGCCGCTCCAGCAGCTCCAGGTGCGCGGCGACGGCCTGCTGGCACGCCTGCGCCAGCAGCCGGGCCAGCACCGGGTACTCCGCGAACAGCGCGTCCAGGTCGGGGCGGCGGGCGAACTCCGCGAACCGCTCCGCCGGGGTGCGGCCGGTCAACTGCCCGCGGGCCCGGGCCCGGTTCAGCTCCAGCACCAGCGTGCGGGCCGCCAGCCGGGCCAGGCAGCGGCCGAGGCAGTGCACGAAACCGGCGGTCACGTCCGGGTTCGCGGTGCCGGCGACCGCCGCCTCCGCGATCTCGACCAGCGGCCGCAGCCCGGTGGCCAGCGCGCCGATCCAGTCGTCGCCGAACGCCTTGCGCCGGTCGCTCGCGCCCGTCAGCGCCGAGTCGACGAAGTCGGCCCAGCCCGGTCGGGCCACCCGCTTGGCCAGCGCGTCCGGGGCCTCCGCGAGCAGGCCGGTCAGGAGCTTCTCGTCCAGGCCCGCCGCCGCCAGCCGGCGCTCGAACCAGTCCGGGGCCAGCTCCTCGTGCGCCCGGCGCCACCGCTCCAGCCGCTCAAGCGCGTTCGCGGTGCCGCTGACCTGCTGCGACGGGCGGGGTAACCGCTCGTGCAGGGTCAGGCCCCCGGCCCACCAGAACGTCGCTGACTTCGTCACGTCGAGAAAGGTGTCACGTTCGGCATCCCCCTACATGGGGGTGCGGCCCCCATATTCCCCACCCCCACTCCCGGGCCCACCGCCACCTGCGCTCCTCATGTGGCTCCTGGTGTCACATATGGCGCGCATGTGACATTGGAGGTCACTCGTTGGGGTGTATGGGGGCCGTGACCACTCGCGCTCGGGGTGGTCACGGTCGCGGTGACTCAGGCGTTCTGGGCTCCGTTGTAGACCTGCCACGCGGCGTCCCGGTAGTAGGCGAAGTACGAGTCGCCCCAGCTGCCGAAGAAGCTGGCGGTCTGCATCGCCGAGCCGTCGCCCTGGTAGTTGACGATGAACGCGCCGCCGCTGGCCCCGCCGGACAGCCCGATGCAGTTGGGGATCTGCACGCCGCCCTGCGGCCCGTCGTACGGCTGCCCCTCGCACCAGACGGCGTAGTCCTTGTCGCCCGGGATGCCGATGCCGTGCGCGTAGTTGTTGCTCGGCTGGTTGAAGCCGATGCCGGAGCTGCCGACCGCGTCCTGCACGTGCCGGTTGCCGTTGCCGCCGGTGCTCAGCACGATGAACGCGTTGTCCCCGCCGGGGCTGGTGTCGTCGATCCGCCAGCCCATCGACCGCCAGTTCCACCAGCCGTAGGGGGCGCTGCCCCGGTTGTAGGACGGCGCGAAGCGGAAGTTGTTGTAGGTCTGGCCGGTGGCGATGTCCATCACGCAGTGCCGGGCCGTGGCGATCACGTCCCGGTTGTTGCTGGTCACCACGTTCGCGGAGCAGAGGTAGTCGCCCTTGCCCGGCACGGAGAACACCAGCCGGCCGATGGTCGTCCAGACGCTGCTCATCGGTTGGAAGCCGCTGGGTTCGGTGGCGTGGACGAACTTCGGCGCGCCCGTCTGCGGCTGTTCGTTGCTCTGCACGGCCTTCGGCGCCGGCATCGGTTTGGCCTGCGCGAGGCGTTGTGGCGTCCAGTACTCGTCGAGTGCTTCTGCGGACACGGTGTTGGTGGCGGTGGCCACCGCGGCGTGCGCGGGAGCGACGGTGACCAGCAGGGACAGTGCGGCGGTGAGCAGGATCGCGGCGGTTCTGTGCACGATGTCAACCCCGTTCATGAGCAGCGGTTGGAATCGTGGCGGCCGGACCATGGTGCCAGAGCAATCGGCGTAATCGTTGCGGTGCAGGCGATTCCTGTCCGGTAACGGACATGGGCCGCCCGCGATAAGCCTCCCGTGGTGTTCCGACGTGCATCTGAGCTGGGCGACCGGCTGCTCGAACTGTCCCGGTTCAAGTATCCCGCGGACACCACCGCGCTGGAACACGGCGCCCGTCTCGCGGGCTATTTGGACGACGACGAGTCGATGCTCGAAGTCGTGCACGCCCGGCACTCCTTCGGCGCGACTGTCGCATGTGGACTCGTGCTCACCGAGCGGCGGTTCATCTTCATGCCGGAGACGCGCCACTTGAGCGAGGTCCGTCGGCTTCTGCCCGGCAGCGGTGGTGCTTTCGGACTACCGCTGTCCGACGTGACCGCCGTGCGGACCGAGGGCTCGGCGGAGGAGACCGACTGGCTGGAGGACCTCTTCACCCACCAGTCATCGCACGCCGGCCTCGTGATCTCGGCGCGCGGTCTGGACGACCTGCACTTCGGCTCGGTCGTCCCGGTCGACGGCCCGACCCGGCTCGTCGACCGTCTGAGACAGATGGGCATCCGCGGCTGACGAGGACCGGCCGCGGAAGCCTTGACGGCCTGCTCGGCGGCCGGTGCAGCGGAGGGCGCCGTACGTGAGTGGCTCGCGTGGGCACAGGAGGCAAGTGAGCCACTCACGTGGGCAGCAGGTCGCGGGGGCCACCGGGCGTCCGCACTACCCTGGACCGTATGAACGTTGATATCCGACGGGCCGTCGCCGCCGACGTGCCGGCGATCGTGGCGATGCTCGCCGACGACCCGCTCGGCGCGAGCCGGGAGAATCCGTCGGACATCGACGCGTATCTCGCGGCATTCGACAGAATCGACAGGGATTCCGATGAGCTGCTGATGGTGGCTGATCGCGACGGGGAGGTCGTCGGCACGTTGCAGTTGTCGTTCCTGCACGGTTTGTCGCGGCAGGGGGCGACCCGCGCGCAAATCGAGGCGGTGCGGGTGCGGGCCGATGCCAGAAGTGAAGGACTGGGCGCACGCCTGATCGAATGGGCGGTCGCGGAATCCCGCCGCCGCGGCTGCCATCTGGTCCAGCTGACCTCGGACAACAGCCGGACCGGCGCACATCGGTTCTACGAGGGCCTTGGCTTCACCGGCAGTCATGTCGGCTACAAGTTGACATTGGTCTGACTCGGTTCACCTGCCGTTCGCCTACGCCGTTTACGTTGCGGGCCTGACGATGCGGCAGGAGGCGCGGATGGATCTCTCGCTCCTGGTCATCGTGGTCATCGTGACCGCTTTGGCCTTCGACTTCACCAACGGTTTCCACGACACGGCCAACGCGATGGCCACCTCGATCGCCACCGGGGCGCTCAGCCCGCGGGTCGCGGTCGGCGTCTCGGCCGTGTTCAACCTCGTCGGCGCGTTCCTGTCGGTGCAGGTGGCCAAGACCATCTCCAGCGGCATCGTGGACGAGACCAAGATCAACAGTGCCATCATCTTCGGCGGCCTCGTCGGGGCCATCGTCTGGAACCTGCTGACCTGGCTGCTCGGGCTGCCGTCCAGCTCCTCGCACGCCCTGTTCGGCGGCCTGATCGGCGCCACCTGGATCGCGGCCGGCGCCGACGCGGTGCACTTCACCACCGTGGTGGAGAAGGTGATCGTGCCGGCGGTCGCCTCGCCGATCATCGCGGGCGTGGTCGCCACGGCCGCCACCTTCCTGGCGTACAAGGTCACCGAGAAGGCCGACAGGACCGAACGGGCCAAGGGCTTCAAGGCGGGCCAGATCATCTCGGCGTCGCTGGTCTCGCTGGCCCACGGCACCAACGACGCGCAGAAGACCATGGGTGTGATCACCCTGACGCTGATCGCCGCCGGCACGCTGCCGGCCGGCTCGAACCCGCCGCTGCTGGTCATCCTGGGCTCCGGCCTGGCCATCTCGCTGGGCACCTTCCTCGGCGGCTGGCGGATCATCCGCACCCTGGGCAAGGGCCTGACCGAGATCGAGACGCCGCAGGGCTTCGCCGCCGAGGCCAGCGCCACGGCGACCATCCTGGCGTCCTCGCAGGTCGGCTTCGCGCTGTCCACCACGCACGTGGCCACCGGCGCGATCATCGGCTCCGGCGTCGGCAAGCGGCTGTCCGAGGTCCGCTGGGGCGTCGCCGGCCGGATGGCGGTGGCGTGGCTGTTCACGCTGCCGGCCGCGGCCATCGTCGGCGCGATCGCCGGCCGCACCGCGGCGCTGGGCAACGTCGGCACCGTCATCGTGGCGCTGGCCGCGGTCGCCGTGGCCGTCGGCGCCTACCTGCTGTCCCGCCGGCAGCCCGTCTCCGCCGGCAACGTCAACGACACGCCGTCCGTCGCCACCCCGGCGCCGGCGTCGGCCTGAGCGGGGGTCCCCATGACGATCAACTGGAGCGGCCTGGGCGAAGTGTTGCTGGTCGCGATCGTGGCCTCGGTGCTGTTCGTCGGCCTGTTCTCGGTCGGCATCGGCTCGTGGACGCGGCGCGGCGAGGCCGCGCTGAACAACGTGCTGGCGATCGTGTGCTTCGTGCTGTGCGCCGCGATCGTCGGCTACGGCATCTTCGCCATCGCCGTCAGGTAGCCGCGTTCATCAAGTCCAGTGCGCTCTGCTGCCGGGCCGCGTCGGTCTTGTCGAACGGCCCGGCCCAGAGCAGGCCATATGTCGAAACCGTTGCGGTCGTTGAGATAGGTCGATTCGCCCGCCGCCACCCGGCTTGTCGCCCGGGTCGTGCAGGATCCCATCGGTGTTGACGCAGGTCGCCGTGATGCCGTCGTTGACCATGTTCTCGATGTTGATCATCCCGCTGGCCCTGAACCACGCCCAGCCGTCCCCGGCCCGCCGCCGGTACCCCGTGTCGCCGGGAATCCTGTTGTGCAGGGCGGCATCCAGCTCGACATAGAGCGCGTTGGTGATGGCGTTCTGCGGTCGCCGGTCAGTCGTAGGCTGGCACAGGCGGGGCGGCCGCGGCGAGCGGCAAATTGAGTGGCATCCGGCGGCCGGTTTCCCGCAACCTGGTGCGATGGAGACCGATCGCCTGCTGCTCCGACCGGCCCAACCGTCCGATGTGGACGACCTGCGGGCGCTCGACGCCGACCCCGAGGTGATGCGTTTCCTCGGCACGGACGGCGCCAGTTCGGTTGGCCTCATAGGGCGTGACGGCTACTGGGTTGGCATCGAGCGTGCCACCGGAGACTTTGTCGGCTGGTTCGGGCTCGGCGACGAGCTCGGGTACCGGCTCCGTCGCGACAAGTGGGGGCTCGGCTACGCCACCGAGGGCGCGTTCGCGGTGCTGCGGAAGGCGTTCGCCGACGGGCTCGAGCGCGTCACGGCGCAGACGATGTTCGTCAACAGCGGGTCACGGCGGGTGCTGGAGAAGCTCGGCATGCGGCACGTGCGGACGTTCCACGTGGACTGGGACGACCCGCTGCCCGGCTCCGAGCACGGCGAGGTGGAGTACGAGATCACCCGGGCGGAGTTCACCGCTTGGCCAGGTACGACAGGAACTGCTCGGCCGCGTGGGCGGTAGCGACGGTCCGGGCGCTGGCGACGGAGTCGAAGGCGTGGTGGGCGTAGGGCAGCTCGGCGTAGCCGAACGGCGAGCCGAGTTCCCGCGCCCGGGTGGCGAACTCGCGGGCCTGGTTGACGGAGACGATCTCGTCGCGATCGCCGTGCACGACCAGCAGCGGCGGCGAATCCGGGGTGAGCCGGTGGCTGGGGGAGGCGTCGCGGAAGGTCGCCGAGTCGGGCTCGTCGTCGATCATCACGCGGCGGATGTGGTCGCGCAGCCCGGTGGTGCCGTCGTCGTTGAACGCCGACAGGTCGTAGACGCCGTAGAGCAGCGCGCCGGCCTGGATCGACGTGTCGGCGTCCTCGAAACCGGGCTGGAAGGCGGGATCGTTGCCGGTCAGCGCGGCCAGACCGGCCAGGTGGCCGCCCGCGGAGCCGCCGGTGATCGCGATGAACGACGGGTCGCCGCCGTAGCGCTCGATGTTGGCCCGGACCCAGGCGATCGCCCGCTTCACGTCCACGATCTGCGCCGGCCAGCGGTTCTTGGGGCCGAGCCGGTAGTCGATCGCCACGCACACCCAGCCGTTGTCGGCCAGGTGCGCGAGGACCGGCAGGTTCTGCTGCCGGCGGTTGCCGCCCGTCCATGAACCGCCGTGCACCTGGATCACCACGGGCGCACCGGTGACGCCCGGCTTGCGCCACACGTCCAGCAGCTGGTCCTCGCTGTAGCGGACGCCGTCGGCGACGATGAACTCCGCTCGGCGGTACCGTCCCGGCAGCGCCGGCGTCGGGGCCCACAGCTCCACCGCGCCGCGGCCCAATGCCTCGTCGACCGCGCCCTGCAGGTGCCGGCGCGTGTCGTTGGCCGGCTTCTGCAACGCCGCCAGCCCGATCGCCGCGCCCGCCGACACCGCCAGCGCGGCCGCGCCGATCTTGCTGCGATGTGCCTTCAACGCTGCGGCGGCACCCGTCACCGCGAGCTGGGCCGCCGCCGCGGGCACCGGCAGCTCCGTGCCGACGACACCGAGCGCCGTGCCCGGCAGGTACCAGGGGTAGTGCCGCCACGGCGACCGCCGCGCGATCACGTTCAACGCCACGCCGCCGACACCCGCCGCCACCGCCAGTGCGGTCCCCGTCCTGCTCACGATCCCTCAACGAAGCAAGGTCCCATGAACGCCGCTACCGCCGAGTGAAACCGATCACAAGACCGCAGGCACGGTCCCCCCAACAACCCCGCTTCGTCCCATACCCGTCGAACCCTCAACTGTCAACCCCTTGATGTTGGGAAAGGACCATTCCTCTCATTCAATGACAGGAATGGTCCCTTCCCAACGCTGGCTGGATCGGTCAAGACACGGTCAGGGCGGTGTCGTCGAGCACGAACGAGGTCTGCTTGGTGTAGTCCTCGCTGCCGGTGAACTTGATCGTCACCGACTGGCCGGCGTAGGCGGAGAGGTCGACGCTGTGCTGCTGGTAGCCGGAAGCGGCGTCCTGGTTGGAGTAGCTGGCGACGGTGCTGGAGCCGACGGCGACGGTCAGCGTGTCGTACTTGGTGCTGGTGGGTTCGGCGGTGTCGATGTGCAGCCAGTAGCTGAGGCTGGCCGAGCACCCGGCGGGGATGGAGACGGTCTGGCTCTCGGTGTTGGTGGTCGTGGTGCCGGTGCCGTCGAACAGGGCATCGGCCGAGCCGGAATGCGGCGCCTCGACGGAACCGATGCGGGCGTTGCCGCTCCACGACGCGGTCCCGCTCTCGAAGCCGGGGTTGGCCAGCAGTTGGCCTGGGGCGGCGCAGTTGCCGCCGCCACCACCGGACGTCGACCCCTGCGCCAGCCACGCCGTCGCGTTCAGGGCCAGGGCGGCGTCGTTGGCCGACGAGTCGGTCCAGCCGTTGTACAGGGTCTTGCCGGACTCGCCGGTTCCGTCGTCGATGGGGGAGCTGTCGTCCCAGATCGCGACCCGGCCCTTGCCGAAGGTGCTGGTGACGAAGGCGGCGTTGGTGTTGCCCGGCGACGAGCTGCTCAGGTACAGCAGGCCCTTCACGTTCGGGTTGTCGGCCGGCTTGAGCGTGAACGTGGTGCCGTCGGCGATCAGGCTGTGCTTGACGGTGCCGAACGAGCCGTTCAACACCGGATCGGACGAGTCGCTGATGGCGACCGGATGATCGGAGTTGACGTCCTTCAGGTCGACGGAGAAGCCGAACGGGTCGGTGTTGTCGACGCCGTTGCTGGTCATGATGTCGTTGATGATCTTCGGTGAGTCCCAGCCGTCGTTGTTGCGGTCGCTGCCGGTGTGATCGGACACCAGGAACAGCCCGCCGCCGTTCTGCACGAAGGTCAGCAGCGCCGTCTTCTCCGAACTGGACAGCCGGATGTTGGGCTCGGGCAGCACGAACTCGTCGAAATGGCTGAGGTCCAGGGCGTTCGAGGAGTTCCCGTACGTGATCGTGTTGCCGGCCGGCAACGTGTCCAATGTGTACTGACCGGTCTTCTGCAGTGCGATGCCCCACGAGGACAGCGCGCCCGTCCAGTCCTTGTCGCTGCTGGGCGTGGAGTCCTGTTTGAGCGGATCCGGCTGGCTCGTGCTGATGATCCAGTCCGCGTTGCCGGCGGTTTCGGCCTTGCTGGCGTCGAAGAGGACACGATGCGTGGTGGCAGCGTGTGAAACCGCCGCCAGGCCGGGTAGGACGGCAGCGGTCAGCGCGGCGGCGAGCGCCGCGCCGGTGATGGGGCGCATGGGTGCGTACCTCCGGTGCAGGGAGCGGGGATGTCGCCGCACGAGGATCTCCCGCCCACGCATCGGGATCAATGATTCAATCTTCACTTCACCGAGACGTCATCGATTAGCCTCCGACACGTGGACGCGGTGGTTTTCGATCTCGACGGCGTGCTGGTCGACTCCGAGCGGACCTGGGACGAGGTGCGCCGGGCCGTGACGGCCGAGCACGGCGGGACCTGGGACGGGGAGAACACGACCCGGGCCATGATGGGCATGAGCACGCCCGAGTGGGCGGAGTACCTGGCTACGGCGCGTGGTGTGCGGCTGCCGCCCGACAAGATCGCCCAATTGGTGGTCGACGGCATGGTGCACCGCTATTCCGAGGGCCCGCCGCTGCTGCCCGGGGCCGTCGAGGCCGTACGCGCGACGGCGGAGCGCTGCCCGGTGGCGATCGCCAGTTCCTCGCCGCCCGCGCTGATCACCGAGGTGCTGCGGGTCACGGGGCTGGACGACGTCGTGAAGGTCGCCCTGTCCAGCGAGCTGACCGGCGCCGGCAAGCCCGCGCCCGACGTGTACCTGGCCGCTGCCAAGGGCTTGGGCGTGGACCCGACGAAGTGCGTCGCCGTCGAGGACTCCACCAACGGCATCAGGGCCGCGCTGAACGCCGGGATGATCACGGTGGCCGTGCCGAACGAGCACTTCCCGCCGGACCCGCAGGTCCTGGCCCGGGCGGCCAAGGTCATCACCGGCGTCCGCGAGCTGCCGGCCGTGCTCGATCTTTTGTCAGGGCCGTGACAATCCCGCTGTCGGCCGATCCCGCGCCGTGACGGGAAGGCCCTATCCTGGCCGCTTGCGGAAATTGACCCTGCGTGAACGAGCGATCATGGAGCTCGACCGGGTCGTCGCGTGGCTG includes these proteins:
- a CDS encoding peptidase, with product MHRTAAILLTAALSLLVTVAPAHAAVATATNTVSAEALDEYWTPQRLAQAKPMPAPKAVQSNEQPQTGAPKFVHATEPSGFQPMSSVWTTIGRLVFSVPGKGDYLCSANVVTSNNRDVIATARHCVMDIATGQTYNNFRFAPSYNRGSAPYGWWNWRSMGWRIDDTSPGGDNAFIVLSTGGNGNRHVQDAVGSSGIGFNQPSNNYAHGIGIPGDKDYAVWCEGQPYDGPQGGVQIPNCIGLSGGASGGAFIVNYQGDGSAMQTASFFGSWGDSYFAYYRDAAWQVYNGAQNA
- a CDS encoding GNAT family N-acetyltransferase, yielding METDRLLLRPAQPSDVDDLRALDADPEVMRFLGTDGASSVGLIGRDGYWVGIERATGDFVGWFGLGDELGYRLRRDKWGLGYATEGAFAVLRKAFADGLERVTAQTMFVNSGSRRVLEKLGMRHVRTFHVDWDDPLPGSEHGEVEYEITRAEFTAWPGTTGTARPRGR
- a CDS encoding alpha/beta hydrolase translates to MSRTGTALAVAAGVGGVALNVIARRSPWRHYPWYLPGTALGVVGTELPVPAAAAQLAVTGAAAALKAHRSKIGAAALAVSAGAAIGLAALQKPANDTRRHLQGAVDEALGRGAVELWAPTPALPGRYRRAEFIVADGVRYSEDQLLDVWRKPGVTGAPVVIQVHGGSWTGGNRRQQNLPVLAHLADNGWVCVAIDYRLGPKNRWPAQIVDVKRAIAWVRANIERYGGDPSFIAITGGSAGGHLAGLAALTGNDPAFQPGFEDADTSIQAGALLYGVYDLSAFNDDGTTGLRDHIRRVMIDDEPDSATFRDASPSHRLTPDSPPLLVVHGDRDEIVSVNQAREFATRARELGSPFGYAELPYAHHAFDSVASARTVATAHAAEQFLSYLAKR
- a CDS encoding HAD family hydrolase, which gives rise to MDAVVFDLDGVLVDSERTWDEVRRAVTAEHGGTWDGENTTRAMMGMSTPEWAEYLATARGVRLPPDKIAQLVVDGMVHRYSEGPPLLPGAVEAVRATAERCPVAIASSSPPALITEVLRVTGLDDVVKVALSSELTGAGKPAPDVYLAAAKGLGVDPTKCVAVEDSTNGIRAALNAGMITVAVPNEHFPPDPQVLARAAKVITGVRELPAVLDLLSGP
- a CDS encoding hydrolase, yielding MRPITGAALAAALTAAVLPGLAAVSHAATTHRVLFDASKAETAGNADWIISTSQPDPLKQDSTPSSDKDWTGALSSWGIALQKTGQYTLDTLPAGNTITYGNSSNALDLSHFDEFVLPEPNIRLSSSEKTALLTFVQNGGGLFLVSDHTGSDRNNDGWDSPKIINDIMTSNGVDNTDPFGFSVDLKDVNSDHPVAISDSSDPVLNGSFGTVKHSLIADGTTFTLKPADNPNVKGLLYLSSSSPGNTNAAFVTSTFGKGRVAIWDDSSPIDDGTGESGKTLYNGWTDSSANDAALALNATAWLAQGSTSGGGGGNCAAPGQLLANPGFESGTASWSGNARIGSVEAPHSGSADALFDGTGTTTTNTESQTVSIPAGCSASLSYWLHIDTAEPTSTKYDTLTVAVGSSTVASYSNQDAASGYQQHSVDLSAYAGQSVTIKFTGSEDYTKQTSFVLDDTALTVS
- a CDS encoding inorganic phosphate transporter; this encodes MDLSLLVIVVIVTALAFDFTNGFHDTANAMATSIATGALSPRVAVGVSAVFNLVGAFLSVQVAKTISSGIVDETKINSAIIFGGLVGAIVWNLLTWLLGLPSSSSHALFGGLIGATWIAAGADAVHFTTVVEKVIVPAVASPIIAGVVATAATFLAYKVTEKADRTERAKGFKAGQIISASLVSLAHGTNDAQKTMGVITLTLIAAGTLPAGSNPPLLVILGSGLAISLGTFLGGWRIIRTLGKGLTEIETPQGFAAEASATATILASSQVGFALSTTHVATGAIIGSGVGKRLSEVRWGVAGRMAVAWLFTLPAAAIVGAIAGRTAALGNVGTVIVALAAVAVAVGAYLLSRRQPVSAGNVNDTPSVATPAPASA
- a CDS encoding type 2 lanthipeptide synthetase LanM family protein — encoded protein: MTKSATFWWAGGLTLHERLPRPSQQVSGTANALERLERWRRAHEELAPDWFERRLAAAGLDEKLLTGLLAEAPDALAKRVARPGWADFVDSALTGASDRRKAFGDDWIGALATGLRPLVEIAEAAVAGTANPDVTAGFVHCLGRCLARLAARTLVLELNRARARGQLTGRTPAERFAEFARRPDLDALFAEYPVLARLLAQACQQAVAAHLELLERLDSDRDAIVETLLDGRDPGPLAKIESTGGDAHQHGRSVALVTFSDGRTVVYKPRPLDLHAHFNDMLDWLNGRVPDLGLRKVALLCGDGYGWQEFVSAAPCDEVTGLSRFYRRQGALLALLYAVDGSDMHYENLIAAGDQPVLVDVETLFHPTMQVDTATGHDPAAQELVRSVFRTALLPQVMLGENGSFDVSGLGGDQGVFPTDGVGWDGAGTDSMRLVRRPVAMRGGRNRPRLGEQEAEPRDYQAALLTGFQAGYDAIVEHRAEFVPLLRTCATAELRFVARPTQLYTTLLDESTHPDVLRDALDRDSVFDLLWTDSLDDPMRRRLVPHEIADLWAGDVPMFTCRVGSRDVFSATGVRLPNLLAESGLAAAEAKIADMGEVDRHNQEWLIRASFATRPRPVDHRGTDVLPGSVATIVPDPQRLLAAACGIADELVGRAVPGPDRTNWLGLELVDDKQWTVLPMGAGLANGYPGLALFLAQLAKLTGAPRYGDLARRAIQPIPRLLDALGDDLALALAVGSGGFHGLGGICYALARLHRLLGDDAEVLGWLTTAVRLATALETEAGDEPADVANGLAGGLAAMLAVHAETGLSTAGTLAIRYADRLATGRHATTDQVGFARGPAGAGWALLRLATAIGSDRHEAVGATYLAADGDPAARLDDHGWCAGVPGAVLARMGRADEGLARCVDALAGHPPLRDLSLCHGELGAIEALTVLGHAGDERAAAAVGRRAGLVLGSLDQYGARCGTPNEVPTPGLLSGLAGIGYGLLRLGFADQVPSVLLLDVSHHR
- a CDS encoding GNAT family N-acetyltransferase; the protein is MNVDIRRAVAADVPAIVAMLADDPLGASRENPSDIDAYLAAFDRIDRDSDELLMVADRDGEVVGTLQLSFLHGLSRQGATRAQIEAVRVRADARSEGLGARLIEWAVAESRRRGCHLVQLTSDNSRTGAHRFYEGLGFTGSHVGYKLTLV